The following coding sequences are from one Asterias amurensis chromosome 8, ASM3211899v1 window:
- the LOC139940793 gene encoding uncharacterized protein has protein sequence MVGVSGFPVNAVMKGAVLVSCDENIQKGELDTGVLLVEVLQKFTERVLTVGPHDKGVVYVSEPQAGSEVAGNVNKLISPVLADIFMEEFESSSLLTADLRPSLWLRYVDNTFVVWPHGQDLLHEFLQYLNQQHSSIKFTMEQEHSGKLPFLDVLITRNQDGTLHHSIYRKPAHTDRYLHQRSFHHPAIKSSVNRALVQRAYTICDPDSLQHELQHIITSLQRNGYNAKQVETSKLVPRPKGLLYPRSNTHTHS, from the exons ATGGTCGGTGTGAGTGGGTTTCCGGTAAATGCTGTGATGAAGGGTGCTGTCTTGGTTTCTTGTGATGAGAACATCCAGAAAGG TGAACTTGATACTGGAGTGTTGTTGGTTGAGGTACTGCAGAAATTCACGGAGAGAGTCTTGACCGTGGGGCCACACGACAAAGGTGTCGTCTACGTATCGGAGCCACAGGCTGGGTCGGAG GTTGCGGGTaatgtcaacaaacttatatCCCCGGTCCTAGCTGACATATTCATGGAAGAGTTTGAGTCCTCATCACTCCTCACCGCTGACCTCCGACCCAGCCTGTGGCTCCGCTACGTGGACAACACCTTTGTCGTGTGGCCCCACGGTCAGGACTTACTCCATGAATTTCTGCAGTACCTCAACCAACAACACTCAAGTATCAAGTTCACTATGGAGCAAGAACATTCCGGAAAGTTACCCTTTCTGGATGTTCTCATCACAAGAAACCAAGACGGCACCCTTCATCACAGCATTTACCGGAAACCCGCCCACACCGACCGTTACCTACATCAGCGGTCTTTCCATCATCCAGCCATCAAGTCGTCAGTCAACCGTGCGCTGGTTCAACGGGCTTATACCATTTGTGATCCGGATAGCCTCCAGCATGAGTTGCAGCACATCATCACTTCTCTACAGCGGAACGGATACAATGCCAAGCAAGTCGAGACAAGCAAGCTTGTCCCCCGACCAAAGGGTCTCCTATACCCaaggtcaaacacacacacccacagttaG
- the LOC139940326 gene encoding DNA polymerase nu-like isoform X1 yields MSPVWTPLKPPPEPDDIHMMSDDAWTILHALREAHRKREGEARQQRLVPLDPKTYYKTLYQESFKAENPSQDAIKAESSETSVPCRAEMVEGSTEIKSEDISSQNPPLFSVGIEQASIPSSTRRGTHQIGFTTSGGYRKDPDWHRLDGGQHNQLESSRVHRSDFERVTSSGESARYTASSTCSKPPQLRSDPHDAPLIGSVPVSSQLPNIPRDPHRLDCSHHKDLVLNQESSKIHRSDIEREARIGESARYTASSTCSKPPQLRSDPHDAPLIGSVPVSSQLPNSPPIDTNYYLEFQQTVEESSRDLTRYPEHIEGSSDLSLMKTSGNSGSVRNLLDKDIVHPARRARNTDGDGELAFYQDAVSVGKQHPRVGRCGEVLASKLPVAGLETRITSGNIQTSDQTGLRQVDLKRKAFDSSTSHQQDVPLKVKKSLELQGLRSNINKSGQPTLDKLFGGSTSSITSTTMCNKEDGMIQSVAGMTVRSRVEVCERLTEVDEVYMCLVYRDGSSQLREPQSSSNKKHCIGPSDDTAECLVIAYTKQGETGVRKTMSQLEGISLPLKNADIEVHQWSRKTLLNVMSNESIQKVCFDAQEMIHAVLVSFNLDPVTVASKWLVFDPKVAAWLLDADHPPVTFTDLLTTYLPDYKKCSATYKDLAVLGSVMKHLFPLLKEANLWQLFQDLEMRLCPILAAMEVQGISVHSKTLVKYAEILQSKILQVEQETYKAAGHPFQIASHTQLRHILFEELHLDKLCQGKKLARTNVLNLKSTSETVLNKLQSLHPLPKLVLRYRQLVKLKSTYVDGLLESVDHGCIHTSWEQTAAASGRLQSANPNLQNIPKQSVVVEGTVNDNEQHGCVSILARKPFVSHTGWSFIAADFQSIELRLLAHLSNDPVLLRAFNKKDCQDIFAELTSQWLGMPSTEVTTLQREKTKRIVYSVIYGVGPDKLAETLSVSREEAKTFTKSFLSTFRGVSSFTRSCISCCQRHGFVQTILKRRRLIPNINSCNFHVRSHAERQCVNFVVQGSAADVCKVAMIQVVHALAARPTLKARLLVQIHDELLLEVADEDVEQVKGILKAKMEVKEFHFGSGVHLQVPLPVSISTGTNWGQLE; encoded by the exons ATGTCCCCAGTATGGACTCCCCTCAAGCCGCCACCAGAGCCTGATGATATCCACATGATGTCCGATGATGCATGGACTATACTACATGCTCTTCGTGAGGCTCACagaaaaagagaaggggaaGCGAGACAGCAGAGACTAGTCCCTTTAG ATCCGAAGACATATTACAAGACCCTCTACCAGGAAAGTTTCAAAGCTGAAAACCCCTCTCAGGATGCTATCAAAGCTGAGAGCTCAGAGACAAGTGTACCGTGTAGAGCTGAGATGGTTGAAGGCTCGACAGAGATTAAGAGTGAGGATATATCATCTCAGAATCCTCCTTTGTTTAGTGTTGGCATAGAGCAAGCTTCTATCCCATCATCGACACGAAGAGGTACCCATCAGATAGGATTTACAACCTCAGGGGGATACAGAAAGGATCCTGATTGGCATAGGCTAGATGGTGGTCAACACAATCAACTAGAGTCTTCTAGGGTTCATAGGTCAGATTTTGAGAGAGTGACCAGCAGTGGTGAGAGTGCTAGATACACTGCTTCATCGACATGTAGTAAACCACCACAGTTGAGATCTGATCCTCATGATGCTCCACTTATCGGCAGTGTACCTGTTTCATCCCAGCTTCCAAACATCCCTAGGGATCCACATAGGTTAGATTGTAGCCACCACAAAGATTTAGTCCTAAACCAGGAATCTTCCAAGATTCATAGGTCAGATATTGAGAGAGAGGCCAGGATCGGTGAGAGTGCTAGATACACTGCTTCATCGACATGTAGTAAACCACCACAGTTGAGATCTGATCCTCATGATGCTCCACTTATTGGCAGTGTACCTGTTTCATCCCAGCTTCCAAACAGTCCTCCGATCGACACAAATTATTATCTGGAGTTCCAACAAACAGTTGAGGAGTCCAGCAGGGACCTAACTAGGTATCCAGAGCATATTGAGGGTAGTAGTGATCTTAGTTTAATGAAAACCTCTGGAAACAGTGGTTCAGTTAGAAATCTCTTAGATAAGGACATAGTTCATCCTGCTAGAAGAGCTAGAAACACTGATGGAGATGGAGAGTTAGCCTTTTATCAAGATGCTGTTAGTGTAGGAAAGCAACATCCCAGAGTAGGGCGATGTGGTGAAGTATTGGCATCCAAGCTTCCAGTGGCTGGATTAGAGACTAGAATTACATCAGGAAATATACAAACATCTGATCAGACAGGATTAAG acAAGTTGACCTGAAGAGGAAGGCCTTTGACAGCTCAACATCACATCAGCAAG ATGTGCCTTTGAAGGTTAAGAAGAGTCTTGAGCTCCAAGGCCTACGGTCTAACATCAACAAGTCAGGGCAACCTACACTTGATAAG CTGTTTGGTGGTTCTACTTCTAGCATCACTTCAACAACAATGTGTAATAAGGAAGATGGAATGATCCAGAGTGTTGCCGGAATGACAGTCAGATCAAGGGTTGAAGTTTGTGAGCGATTGACTGAAGTAGATGAAGTTTACATGTGTCTTGTTTACAGAGATGGATCATCTCAGTTAAGAGAACCCCAAAGTTCATCAAAT AAGAAGCATTGTATTGGACCCAGTGATGATACTGCTGAGTGTCTGGTGATTGCCTACACCAAGCAAGGAGAAACAGGTGTGAGGAAAACAATGAGTCAACTGGAGGGGATTTCCCTACCACTCAAAAATGCTGACATCGAAGTGCACCAATGGAGCAG GAAAACTCTTCTTAATGTAATGAGTAATGAGTCAATCCAGAAGGTTTGCTTTGATGCTCAGGAGATGATTCATGCAGTTCTTGTAAGCTTCAATCTGGACCCTGTGACAG TAGCTTCCAAGTGGCTGGTATTTGATCCTAAAGTGGCTGCTTGGCTCCTAGACGCTGATCATCCACCAGTCACATTCACCGATCTACTCACCACGTACCTGCCTGATTATAAG AAATGTTCAGCTACCTACAAGGACCTGGCTGTACTTGGATCCGTTATGAAGCATTTATTCCCCCTCCTGAAGGAGGCTAACCTATGGCAGCTGTTCCAAGATTTAGAGATGAGACTGTGCCCGATCCTAGCAG CAATGGAGGTTCAAGGAATTTCTGTCCATTCAAAGACATTGGTTAAGTATGCTGAGATACTGCAG AGTAAGATCCTTCAAGTAGAGCAAGAAACCTATAAGGCAGCGGGTCATCCCTTCCAGATTGCAAGTCACACTCAACTAAGACAT ATTTTGTTTGAAGAGCTGCATCTTGACAAGCTGTGCCAGGGGAAGAAGCTAGCACGGACAAATGTCTTGAATCTGAAATCAACTTCAGAAACCGTG TTGAATAAACTGCAGTCACTGCATCCCTTGCCAAAGTTAGTGCTGAGATACAGACAG CTTGTCAAACTCAAGTCAACCTACGTTGATGGACTACTAGAAAGTGTTGACCAT GGTTGTATACATACCAGCTGGGAACAGACGGCTGCAGCGAGTGGTCGTTTACAGTCTGCTAATCCA AATCTTCAGAATATCCCAAAGCAGTCGGTTGTTGTTGAGGGGACAGTCAACGATAATGAGCAACATGGATGTGTCTCAATCCTTGCCAGGAAGCCATTTGTCAGTCACACTGGCTGGTCATTCATTGCTGCAG ACTTTCAGTCAATAGAGCTTCGTCTACTTGCCCATCTGTCCAACGATCCTGTCTTACTTCGAGCATTCAATAAGAAAGACTGCCAAGATATCTTTGCTGAGTTAACCTCCCAGTG GCTGGGAATGCCAAGCACAGAGGTCACCACGTTACAACGAGAAAAGACAAAGAGAATTGTTTACTCCGTCATCTATGGAGTGG GTCCTGACAAGTTGGCCGAGACACTGAGCGTGAGTAGAGAAGAAGCAAAGACTTTCACCAAGAGTTTCCTCA GTACCTTCCGCGGTGTGAGTTCTTTCACAAGGTCCTGCATCTCCTGCTGTCAGCGTCACGGCTTCGTTCAGACCATTCTCAAGAGACGTCGTCTTATACCGAACATCAACTCATGTAACTTTCACGTCCGCTCTCATGCTGAGAGGCAATGTGTCAACTTTGTGGTCCAAG GTTCAGCAGCTGATGTATGTAAGGTAGCTATGATTCAAGTGGTACATGCACTGGCAGCCAGACCAACACTCAAAGCAAg ACTTTTAGTACAGATTCATGATGAGCTGCTCTTAGAGGTCGCAGATGAGGATGTTgagcaggtcaaag GTATTCTTAAAGCCAAGATGGAGGTGAAAGAGTTTCACTTTGGATCTGGAGTCCACCTGCAG GTGCCGTTGCCAGTGTCAATAAGTACAGGGACAAATTGGGGTCAACTGGAGTAG
- the LOC139940326 gene encoding DNA polymerase nu-like isoform X2, translated as MSPVWTPLKPPPEPDDIHMMSDDAWTILHALREAHRKREGEARQQRLVPLDPKTYYKTLYQESFKAENPSQDAIKAESSETSVPCRAEMVEGSTEIKSEDISSQNPPLFSVGIEQASIPSSTRRGTHQIGFTTSGGYRKDPDWHRLDGGQHNQLESSRVHRSDFERVTSSGESARYTASSTCSKPPQLRSDPHDAPLIGSVPVSSQLPNIPRDPHRLDCSHHKDLVLNQESSKIHRSDIEREARIGESARYTASSTCSKPPQLRSDPHDAPLIGSVPVSSQLPNSPPIDTNYYLEFQQTVEESSRDLTRYPEHIEGSSDLSLMKTSGNSGSVRNLLDKDIVHPARRARNTDGDGELAFYQDAVSVGKQHPRVGRCGEVLASKLPVAGLETRITSGNIQTSDQTGLRQVDLKRKAFDSSTSHQQDVPLKVKKSLELQGLRSNINKSGQPTLDKLFGGSTSSITSTTMCNKEDGMIQSVAGMTVRSRVEVCERLTEVDEVYMCLVYRDGSSQLREPQSSSNKKHCIGPSDDTAECLVIAYTKQGETGVRKTMSQLEGISLPLKNADIEVHQWSRKTLLNVMSNESIQKVCFDAQEMIHAVLVSFNLDPVTASKWLVFDPKVAAWLLDADHPPVTFTDLLTTYLPDYKKCSATYKDLAVLGSVMKHLFPLLKEANLWQLFQDLEMRLCPILAAMEVQGISVHSKTLVKYAEILQSKILQVEQETYKAAGHPFQIASHTQLRHILFEELHLDKLCQGKKLARTNVLNLKSTSETVLNKLQSLHPLPKLVLRYRQLVKLKSTYVDGLLESVDHGCIHTSWEQTAAASGRLQSANPNLQNIPKQSVVVEGTVNDNEQHGCVSILARKPFVSHTGWSFIAADFQSIELRLLAHLSNDPVLLRAFNKKDCQDIFAELTSQWLGMPSTEVTTLQREKTKRIVYSVIYGVGPDKLAETLSVSREEAKTFTKSFLSTFRGVSSFTRSCISCCQRHGFVQTILKRRRLIPNINSCNFHVRSHAERQCVNFVVQGSAADVCKVAMIQVVHALAARPTLKARLLVQIHDELLLEVADEDVEQVKGILKAKMEVKEFHFGSGVHLQVPLPVSISTGTNWGQLE; from the exons ATGTCCCCAGTATGGACTCCCCTCAAGCCGCCACCAGAGCCTGATGATATCCACATGATGTCCGATGATGCATGGACTATACTACATGCTCTTCGTGAGGCTCACagaaaaagagaaggggaaGCGAGACAGCAGAGACTAGTCCCTTTAG ATCCGAAGACATATTACAAGACCCTCTACCAGGAAAGTTTCAAAGCTGAAAACCCCTCTCAGGATGCTATCAAAGCTGAGAGCTCAGAGACAAGTGTACCGTGTAGAGCTGAGATGGTTGAAGGCTCGACAGAGATTAAGAGTGAGGATATATCATCTCAGAATCCTCCTTTGTTTAGTGTTGGCATAGAGCAAGCTTCTATCCCATCATCGACACGAAGAGGTACCCATCAGATAGGATTTACAACCTCAGGGGGATACAGAAAGGATCCTGATTGGCATAGGCTAGATGGTGGTCAACACAATCAACTAGAGTCTTCTAGGGTTCATAGGTCAGATTTTGAGAGAGTGACCAGCAGTGGTGAGAGTGCTAGATACACTGCTTCATCGACATGTAGTAAACCACCACAGTTGAGATCTGATCCTCATGATGCTCCACTTATCGGCAGTGTACCTGTTTCATCCCAGCTTCCAAACATCCCTAGGGATCCACATAGGTTAGATTGTAGCCACCACAAAGATTTAGTCCTAAACCAGGAATCTTCCAAGATTCATAGGTCAGATATTGAGAGAGAGGCCAGGATCGGTGAGAGTGCTAGATACACTGCTTCATCGACATGTAGTAAACCACCACAGTTGAGATCTGATCCTCATGATGCTCCACTTATTGGCAGTGTACCTGTTTCATCCCAGCTTCCAAACAGTCCTCCGATCGACACAAATTATTATCTGGAGTTCCAACAAACAGTTGAGGAGTCCAGCAGGGACCTAACTAGGTATCCAGAGCATATTGAGGGTAGTAGTGATCTTAGTTTAATGAAAACCTCTGGAAACAGTGGTTCAGTTAGAAATCTCTTAGATAAGGACATAGTTCATCCTGCTAGAAGAGCTAGAAACACTGATGGAGATGGAGAGTTAGCCTTTTATCAAGATGCTGTTAGTGTAGGAAAGCAACATCCCAGAGTAGGGCGATGTGGTGAAGTATTGGCATCCAAGCTTCCAGTGGCTGGATTAGAGACTAGAATTACATCAGGAAATATACAAACATCTGATCAGACAGGATTAAG acAAGTTGACCTGAAGAGGAAGGCCTTTGACAGCTCAACATCACATCAGCAAG ATGTGCCTTTGAAGGTTAAGAAGAGTCTTGAGCTCCAAGGCCTACGGTCTAACATCAACAAGTCAGGGCAACCTACACTTGATAAG CTGTTTGGTGGTTCTACTTCTAGCATCACTTCAACAACAATGTGTAATAAGGAAGATGGAATGATCCAGAGTGTTGCCGGAATGACAGTCAGATCAAGGGTTGAAGTTTGTGAGCGATTGACTGAAGTAGATGAAGTTTACATGTGTCTTGTTTACAGAGATGGATCATCTCAGTTAAGAGAACCCCAAAGTTCATCAAAT AAGAAGCATTGTATTGGACCCAGTGATGATACTGCTGAGTGTCTGGTGATTGCCTACACCAAGCAAGGAGAAACAGGTGTGAGGAAAACAATGAGTCAACTGGAGGGGATTTCCCTACCACTCAAAAATGCTGACATCGAAGTGCACCAATGGAGCAG GAAAACTCTTCTTAATGTAATGAGTAATGAGTCAATCCAGAAGGTTTGCTTTGATGCTCAGGAGATGATTCATGCAGTTCTTGTAAGCTTCAATCTGGACCCTGTGACAG CTTCCAAGTGGCTGGTATTTGATCCTAAAGTGGCTGCTTGGCTCCTAGACGCTGATCATCCACCAGTCACATTCACCGATCTACTCACCACGTACCTGCCTGATTATAAG AAATGTTCAGCTACCTACAAGGACCTGGCTGTACTTGGATCCGTTATGAAGCATTTATTCCCCCTCCTGAAGGAGGCTAACCTATGGCAGCTGTTCCAAGATTTAGAGATGAGACTGTGCCCGATCCTAGCAG CAATGGAGGTTCAAGGAATTTCTGTCCATTCAAAGACATTGGTTAAGTATGCTGAGATACTGCAG AGTAAGATCCTTCAAGTAGAGCAAGAAACCTATAAGGCAGCGGGTCATCCCTTCCAGATTGCAAGTCACACTCAACTAAGACAT ATTTTGTTTGAAGAGCTGCATCTTGACAAGCTGTGCCAGGGGAAGAAGCTAGCACGGACAAATGTCTTGAATCTGAAATCAACTTCAGAAACCGTG TTGAATAAACTGCAGTCACTGCATCCCTTGCCAAAGTTAGTGCTGAGATACAGACAG CTTGTCAAACTCAAGTCAACCTACGTTGATGGACTACTAGAAAGTGTTGACCAT GGTTGTATACATACCAGCTGGGAACAGACGGCTGCAGCGAGTGGTCGTTTACAGTCTGCTAATCCA AATCTTCAGAATATCCCAAAGCAGTCGGTTGTTGTTGAGGGGACAGTCAACGATAATGAGCAACATGGATGTGTCTCAATCCTTGCCAGGAAGCCATTTGTCAGTCACACTGGCTGGTCATTCATTGCTGCAG ACTTTCAGTCAATAGAGCTTCGTCTACTTGCCCATCTGTCCAACGATCCTGTCTTACTTCGAGCATTCAATAAGAAAGACTGCCAAGATATCTTTGCTGAGTTAACCTCCCAGTG GCTGGGAATGCCAAGCACAGAGGTCACCACGTTACAACGAGAAAAGACAAAGAGAATTGTTTACTCCGTCATCTATGGAGTGG GTCCTGACAAGTTGGCCGAGACACTGAGCGTGAGTAGAGAAGAAGCAAAGACTTTCACCAAGAGTTTCCTCA GTACCTTCCGCGGTGTGAGTTCTTTCACAAGGTCCTGCATCTCCTGCTGTCAGCGTCACGGCTTCGTTCAGACCATTCTCAAGAGACGTCGTCTTATACCGAACATCAACTCATGTAACTTTCACGTCCGCTCTCATGCTGAGAGGCAATGTGTCAACTTTGTGGTCCAAG GTTCAGCAGCTGATGTATGTAAGGTAGCTATGATTCAAGTGGTACATGCACTGGCAGCCAGACCAACACTCAAAGCAAg ACTTTTAGTACAGATTCATGATGAGCTGCTCTTAGAGGTCGCAGATGAGGATGTTgagcaggtcaaag GTATTCTTAAAGCCAAGATGGAGGTGAAAGAGTTTCACTTTGGATCTGGAGTCCACCTGCAG GTGCCGTTGCCAGTGTCAATAAGTACAGGGACAAATTGGGGTCAACTGGAGTAG